The Bos javanicus breed banteng chromosome 11, ARS-OSU_banteng_1.0, whole genome shotgun sequence genome includes a window with the following:
- the MSGN1 gene encoding mesogenin-1, with protein sequence MDNLRETFLSLEDGLGSSDSPGLLSSWDWKDRAGSFELTQASPSQSLSPAPSLESYSSSPCQAVAGLASGHGGANGRGGDDCSGLGTSGLIEVDYDMLAFPPAYLQGSSGTKAQKGTKVRMSIQRRRKASEREKLRMRTLADALHTLRNYLPPVYSQRGQPLTKIQTLKYTIKYIGELTDLLNSGREPRPQSA encoded by the coding sequence ATGGACAACCTGCGAGAGACCTTCCTCAGCCTGGAAGACGGCTTGGGCTCCTCCGACAGCCCTGGCCTACTGTCCTCCTGGGACTGGAAAGACAGGGCGGGGTCCTTTGAGCTGACTCAGGCCTCTCCCTCCCAGAGCCTCTCCCCGGCTCCATCCCTGGAGTCCTATTCTTCCTCTCCCTGTCAGGCTGTGGCCGGGCTCGCCAGTGGGCATGGAGGTGCCAACGGTCGGGGCGGCGATGACTGCAGCGGCCTTGGGACCAGCGGCCTGATAGAGGTGGATTACGACATGCTGGCTTTCCCGCCTGCCTACCTGCAGGGCTCGAGTGGCACCAAGGCCCAGAAGGGCACCAAGGTCAGGATGTCCATCCAGCGGAGACGGAAGGCCAGCGAGAGGGAGAAGCTTCGGATGAGGACCTTGGCTGATGCCCTGCACACCCTCAGGAATTATCTGCCCCCTGTCTACAGTCAGAGGGGCCAGCCGCTCACCAAGATCCAGACGCTGAAGTACACCATCAAGTATATCGGAGAGCTCACGGACCTTCTCAACAGCGGCCGAGAGCCCCGGCCCCAAAGTGCTTGA